The Triticum urartu cultivar G1812 chromosome 5, Tu2.1, whole genome shotgun sequence genome contains the following window.
tgccatttttaccactagaagaaggagccttttcactactagcttcccccttgtcggggatagcatctgtcaccttgtcggtggggtcacccactttcaacggtgcggtggatagtttaagcccctcaagaaatttagtaaacatgctttcaacttaggtcgtcatggaggttttcaatgtctccgaggtcacattgaactcctcacgagagaccgaggttcccccatcgcccgtagacgaggtcggattcacaccggagtgttcctccacactgtctacggtatcaaccatactctttggacggtaaagtccttaataaagagacgaggctttgataccaattgaaagggtcgatatggttgactagaggggggtgaataggcaactaacaatttttagcttttctttaacaatttaaactttgcatcaaagtaggttgtctagatatgaaactaggtgagcaacctatatgatgcaacaaggataggaacacaagcaagcaagatatatgaaacaaataagcttgcacaagtaaaggcacgagataaccaagagtggagacggtggagacgaggatgtgttgccgaaattccttccctttgagaggatgtacgtctccgttggagggccaccgtattctcctcacgccctcacacaatgcgagatgtcgtgattccactattggtgcccttggaggcggcgaccgaacctttacaaactaggttggggcaatctccacaactcaattggaggctcccaacgacaccacaaagcttcaccacaatagactatggcttcgcggtgacctcaaccgtgtaggatgctcaaacacccaagagtaacaagatccgcaagggattagtgggggaatcaaatatctcttggtggaagtgtagatcgaggccttctcaaccgctcccgagcaaatcaacaagtttggtcggctagggagtgagatcgggcgaaaatggagcttagagcaataatggagcttagggatggaagaggtaagtcaacggggaagaagggaaccccttatatagtgtgggaaaaggatccaaccgttacccaccaaccagcccgcggccagcggtactaccgcaaggccgcgtggtactactgcttgcaaccaagcggtactaccgcatggctgtgcggtactaccgtaccgaccCACAGTACTGCCGCCACCCCAGTGACAGTAAAGATAAACAGACGCGCAGGagctgggggcggtacttccgcacgcgcggtactaccgcgccccccatgcggtactaccgcaaggcaaaaaaccccagccagggggaagggaacttccgtgcctacttccgcaaagaaacggaagtagcaatcccttccccctggctggggttttttgccttgcggtagtaccgcatggggggcgcgtgcggtactactgcctgactgcATAGCGTGGTACTACCGTTCGGCGaaaacggtactaccgcggtaggtgcggatgtaaaaaattgcatccgcccctactaccgcaaaggggcggcactagcctggtgggaagcggtagtgcggctccaggggagcggtactaccgtgggcacctgcggtactaccgcgccaccgtgcggtactaccgcggatgcctacggtactaccgttttcctgggagcagtactaccgcgaccAACCATAGCAGCCAGACAAGGGAGGCAAGAAAATGGAGGAAGCTCCAAGAaaaaaggaggggacaagaaggagacgtgtacgtgatgattccacccaaacgtTTCCAAcacggaccccctcttaatagtacggctttcctacgactcaaatccaccaaaaagaaacatagaaaaGAAGCTGTCTTcatcagtcttcgaggggcacccaatcgtcttgtgcctagcaatgaagtgtctggaatactcgaggcacacgattagtccgcaaatgcgttgtcatcaatcaccaaaacacttagggataaatatgcccttacaaccTCGTCCTGGCACATGCATGGGATCCAGAACCTTATCAACTTTCTCCGAGTGCGGCATCAACGGGCCAAACCTAATGCTGTTATGCTGAGCATTAGTTGACTCCTTACTGTCAGCTTGTTCAAAACTTGATTGCTTGCCATGATGTTGTGCTTGCAAAAGCATCTTTAGACGGTGATAGTCCTCATCAGAGTGGCATGCCTTGAAACTTGCGGCGTGACTACAATTCCGCAACTCGCGGTACCTCTACAGGCTTACTGAATAGTCATACATCTAGTTTTTTCTGGTAGGTGCGTATGCACATTTTGCATTCATAGTCCACCTAGTGGGAACGCAACAACTGGGCAGAATTGATTGTTTTAAAATCCCCAATATGTAAAAAATGTGGGAACATGGTGTGCTTGCGCATTCCAGCTTACGGCAAGAACAACTCACCCTGTGCAAAAGACCTCCTTGCTCTTCAATGCGCACTCCAAACTTTTTATCCATTCTTTCCTGCTTGGACACAACATAAGTGGAATCTTCTGATCCATCTAGTATCTCTCTGATCTGACATTTGCTGACAGCATCTATGCTCCATAAGACCATCTTAAAGACACTAGGTGTGAAAACTGTTGCGGCGTGTTTCTCAAGCGGTGAAGCATTTTCCTCTGCAAATGGAACGGACTGCAAGGCTTCGACGTCATGGAGAGCTTCGTTAATCCGTCGCGACGCAAGGCAACGCTCATAGTGCTCTAGCATTTCAAACAACGACATCTTACCCTCAAGATGCGTATGTAGCACAGAGTTCAAGCTCTCACTCCTCTGATTGCTGCTCAATCCTAGGAAACAACGCCCCTCAAGATATGGGGCACACCACAACTTTCTCATCTGATACATCTGATGCAGCCAAGACTCCTCACCGGTTACTTTATTCCGTTGTAAGAATTGTATCCATTTTATCTCATGCTCTTAAATGGAAGAAGTATCATAAATGAAAGATCTGAATTCCTCCTTTACGTCGTCATCATGCAGATGGCGTACAATGTTCTGCTGAATGTGCCATATACATAGTCTATGGTTTGAGTCTGGCTAGACCACCCTGATTGCTCTCTGCATTGCAAGGTCCCCATCTGTGATCACATATATCGGATGCTTCTGTGCCATGCAATCAGAAAAGGTCCGCAACATCCACTCGTATGACTGGCTTGTTTCATGAGAAATTATACCACAGCCAAAAATAACAGTGCTGCGGTGATGATTCAACCCGACAAACGGCACGAATGGCAGCTTGTATTTGTTGGTTCTTTATGTGCTATCGAAAACAATGACGTCTCCGAAAGCCTCATAGTCAAGTCGCGATTGACTATCAGCCCAGAACAGTCCCTTCAGATGGCCATGCTCGTCTACCAAGTACTTGAAGAAAAAAATCCACATCTCGCTCTCGCCTCGCCATCATGTGCATGATCACTGTATTAGCATCACCGGCACTGATTGTATCCTGCTTATTAGCATGGCGGAAATTATAAATGTACCTCTTTATGCATCCAACCTTATCAAATCCACCGTATTGAAAGCACAAAATATCCATAATACGGTATTTGCGGATCCCACATTTTTCCATGTCCGCAATGTCCGCTTTCTGCTCATCGCTAATTCGTCTGTGCGAACGCACCAGACAAGAAAGATCCCATGGGGCTAGAGGATGGTTGTGCTCATCGATGAAATCCTTGACAAACCAGCGACCGGTTTCCTCCTGTCTCGTAATGACCAATTTAGCATTACACCCAACACGAGTTAAACTTCGTGGCCTCCTCTTTCTATCTTCCATATTTCTTTTCATGTGCTTCTCTTCGTGAAACCCTTGACGACTACACATAATTTTCCTTAAAATTATGTATTTGTTGGATCCATCCCACTCAACGTAGCTTTTCCTCACACTAAAACCTTTTTCAAGAGCATATTTGTTGTAGAATTCATAGCCTTCAgcctcactatcaaacatcttgCTAACAACATTTAGATAGTCGAACATACTCTCATCACTTGCATACGCCATGTCTTCCTGCATATGACATGTGAGGGAAACCAATCATCAACATCTTTCTATTTATCAATGTTGTAGTTGTAAAATAGCTCATAGGCAAAGACAAGTGCATGGAAAAGACTTTGCTCGGTTGACATGTGAGGGAAACCAATCATCAACGTCCAACAAGTAGTATCTCATCTTCCTTTAAACTATATTTCATGCACTATGCAAACCTAAAGTGATGATGACTTTAATAAACTAAATTAAGTGAACTATGGAACCAGTATCTCATCTTCCTTTAGTATATCTCATCTCAAACGTCAAGTAAGTCACTTTTTTTCTGCAGTACCAAAGGAAGTAAGAAATGCCCTCAACATCTTACTTAAACAAACATGATGCGATTAGCTCAAGAGAAACTATGCCACGATGAAGCTTTCCATTCGTTGTTCTAGTCCGTACAAATCTCGCATACTGCTAAATTACCCGGATCTTGTGGGGTTGAGGTTGTACTGCATGCACAGTGGAGGGGTGCAACGTCCAAGAGAACGAACAGAACGCCAAGCCTAATTCATACCTTAAGGATGGTACGCGCGAAGAGATGGGATCGCCCGCCGCCGTCGCTGCCGATTCAGccggcttcttcttcttcggtgACGGCGTGGGGGGCTGGGGTTGGTTGGGTGGAGGACGAGGACGATGAATTTATTCCTCTCGCCGGGCAGGTCGAGGACGGAGAAGGTCAAGAGCGGCGAGCAGCGACAAATAGATCGGAGGAGGATTCTGAACTGGATCGAGTAGACATAGATCTGGTCCTCAGGTGATCGGTTCAAGAAAAGATATTTCCCCCTGGACCATTATGCCCTTATCGCAATTAACATATTAAATTTAATCAGTTAAAATTCCCCACAAGATCTGACGGCTAATAAAAATCAGACGTGATCAGACATGTAAGTACTGCTAAGTACTCCGAGTACTAACCCAATCACCGTAAAACAGCTCATCCCGTTTTCTTCATCCAATGATCTCGTCTGGCACGGTCATAAACCTCATCCGCTTCTGCAACAACAAGAACAAAATGATGTAAGACTTGATTACACCGACACATGCATACAATTTGCACTATGGATTTCTGGAGCCTACGAAGAAAATGTAGGAATACCTTCTAGCTTTCCTTTTACTCTAACGCTTTGTGTTTACCTTTTATTTATTTGAAACTATTTGTTCTATAATTGGAATGGAAAAAAATGACTCCATCGTAAGTTTTGGCCACATACTAAGGTTGTGTTCGGTTGAGCTTATTTTTCCAACTTCTATTTTCAAAAAGGTAGAAGCTAACCAAGGAAATAATTTTAACATCAGCTTTTGTAAAATCTACAGCTTTCACATAGTGTAAAATCTTGCAGCCAGCCTATCTCAACTTCTTCAGATTCTTAGCGAACCGTTTTCAGTTGTCCTCTAGAAGTTGCCTTACTATTTACCCACCTTTGCCTCTCTCGAATGAAAAATGGTTGGATGAATATAGAAATGGCGCGAGGTAGCCAGCACTCGTCCTTCCTTCCTTGTTCCCTCATCCACTCCTTCATGTTCTCGTTGTACAAATTAGTAGGATGTTGTGTCTGTTTAAAAAAATCATGGAGTTGTTTGGGATGAGTACTTGTTGTACAGAGTATATGTTCAGAATATTTTGATGGTGATTTCTTATATGTGCTTTCAGTGTTGATTTTGCTCTATTCCGGGAGACTACAAGGCTAATGCATGTGGGCATTATTGGTTAAAAAATGCAGGTGGTCATTAAAGCATTTTTTTTCATTAAGAATGGGCACTGAAAATGTGAAGGGTCGCATGGGTCTGATATTTTGGTGTTGCCGACATAACCAAGATGGTTGTCATATGAATGTACATTGGTTGCTAGTTATTTCATGATCTGTTTAGTTTCCTTATGTCTATAGCTTATGATGAACAATTAGGTGGTGATATGTCAATCGCGCATCTCACTGGTTATTTGGCTGGAGCCTGAAGAATATGTCAAATGCATATTTTCCTTTCGTATTTACTTTTCGTGTCAGACTGATCTCGGTAATGATCTGATGATTCTCTAATATGATATAGAACGATGGTATCCATTGTTCCATTATGAGAGAAAGGAAAGAGAAAACAGAGGAGTGAAATAGGCGTTGTTGTTGCTTGATGCTATATTGCTCGAGTGAATCTGATAACTATTGGCAGAAAAGGTTGTTCCATTACTTTCCATACCCTAATTCATGATCTTATTCAATTGCTTCATTAGATTCTCTTATGAGCAGTATAAAATGTAACTGGAGTAATTATGTTTGTTTACACCTTTTCATGTAATTTTGGAGCTATTTTGCATTTCTTAGATTCCTATGAATGTAATTAAATACTGGAATTATGTCCCCGACTTCCATGTTACATGAATCATGTACACTATCATAATTTCGCTTTAAAAATGGTCGTTCAATTGCCTATCAGTGTACATATTATTCCTTTACAGTCAATTAGCATATAAACATTTTCGTTCAGGTCCTAGTGTCATTACAGACAACTCATGACCAAATTTATGATTTTATAGTTGTTCCAACCAAATAGCTTATAGCTTTTCCACAGCTGAAAGTTCACAACATTTTTCCTACAGCTCACAGCAGATTTTTCAAAATCTACAGCTCAAGCAAACACAACAAGTACATGACTATGACAGTTGCCCATCTCTTTCAAATGACTAAACAAAAGTAGAACACCCCAATCTTGTGAGCCTAAGGACCACAAATCTTCTTCACAGTGGGAGCACTTAAATACCTCTGCATCCTCTCGTCTTTCGAAAATCTCCAGCAAAATGCTTGTGCAGCCAACGAAAAAGTTGTTGAGATATTGAAGACAAACAAAGTGTAGTCTCACAACGACCTATGCAGCTCTTCTTGTAGTGATTTATGAATTCCGAGTGAGGCATGTGAATCCATGATGACTCAATTCAAAAGATGTTTTTGTCAACACCATTAGTGGGAGCACCTTCCGCGGTTTGGGCTAAGCGTTGCACTTGGTTTACATATGATTTGGCGGGAAAAACTCAAGACGTCTCCGCACGGCAAGTTCTGTCAGTACATAGCAATGGACGGGTCAAAGGGTATGTGTACTCACACAAAGACTCGGAGCAGAAGTTTCATTTTGCTGGGTTTTAATGGGCTCAACCTCTTCGGGTAGTGAGGTCCGCCCATGGTAAATATGGTCGAAAACATCATCTGCATTTGGTGGAGCGGTATTATTTCAGAGTGCTGCTGTGTCTCCTTCTGCATGCTAAGTCGAAGTGTCGAACTGTTTTTCTTTTTGAAATAGTGGCTCATCGATTAATTGAAAAGAAGACAACTGCCCAGTTAACTTTTTAAAAAATCGGACGAAAACCGATACAAACAACCCAAAAAGGGCTACTCACGAAGCACAAAACGCCGTGAGCACACAGGTGACCCATCACATTCTCCTAACTCATAACAATCATAGCTCACCACACTtgcacaacacaacaagcacaatCGTAGCTCACCGCACTTCGACCCGTCACATGTCGAACTGTGTTATCACTGGTTCTGTGCATTTCACTGCGCGTGGCAAAGCGACAGGCCACTCTTCCTATGTGGAATATTTTCGCCCACAGATGAACCGACGCCGACGCAGCAGTCACCTTCGAACAAGATTTCGATACGGCGGCGAGCGGCGGAAAATGGCGCCGGCTAAACGCCAGGCGCAGTCGGCATTGTGCGTCCCATTCTCAGGCTTGTGGTGTGTTGCAGGCGCAAAAAGAAGATAGTACTAATAATAATAATCATGAACGTACGTCCCTGTTAAGCACACCGGCTCACATGACCGGTGGCAGGCAGGCGCCGATTAGGCGGCGGAACATCTACACGGCATGATTAAGTACACAGACAAAGCGACAAGCTAATCATCCTCTTATCCGAAATTCACTTTCGGGCAAGATCGTCGCTCAAAAAGCAGAGGCGAcgacagcggcggcggcgcaaAACGGCGCCGGGTGAACGCCGGGCGCAGCCGACCTCGTGGCTCCCGTTCACATCCCCGTAGTCGTAGGCGGCGGACGGCTCGTGAAACTACGTCACCGGTCATCTCGTGGGAGATCACCGGTCAAAACAGTGGTAGCGACAGGCACAAAACACAGAGCGAGGAAAGGCTAACAGAGACGACGGATGGCCACGCAGAGTCATTAGATTAAGCAGCGGGAATATTTACACGGCCTAGCTAAGCACAGtgatttcttcttcttttttgagTTCTTTCTCGTCATGCTAGTGCTACAATATATAAGAGGAAGGCAGGGAGGGAGAGAAAGGTCGTCGCTTCATGGGCACCGTTCCTAGTCCAGAATTCGCTGGGGAGACAGGATAGGAAGCCAACATTTCCCGGCAGCTTCTCACGCTCCAAACCCAGCAATTCCGCCAAAAACGCAGAGCTCACAGAGAGGCAAGAATGCCATGAAGCACCCCGTCCCGCTTCGTCATCCGATGATCTCGTCCGGCACCGCCATGAACCTCGTCCGTTTCTGCAACAAAAAGAGCAAGACGATGTGAGACTTCATTACACtgacacacatacacacacacacagagagagacaATTTACACTACGAATTTCCGGGGCCTCGGAATAAACATGTTCATTTCGCGCACAGATTCTCGGCGCTTTTCTTGCAGCAAAGGTTTGACATTCGGGCGCCCTGCGCTTTGCGTGAAAGGGAAGGGTTGCGAGGCACTCTATACAGTACTACGAAGAACTCGCTTTGTGGATCCTGTACCAAAAGGCAAAAGCGATGACCGGCGGTAATCAACCACTTCGTCGGGGCTAATTAAACACCAACAACCTACGTTCGTACGCGACTATTACAGGTTAATAAATAGGTCTGGCCATCAGGACAAAACTACCACGAGCAGTACGTCAAGTTCAGCCACGAGCCCAAGACGTCGAGACGTAGATTGATTCCGATCGGCTGTACTATTCATTCACGAGCCGTCTGGCATCGGTCTGACTCCGACCTAGAGCGCGGGGCGTCTGGGTGGCGGCCGGTGTCACAGCACAGTACCACTCTGTACCCGGAATCTTTCCCGCACATGCACGAGGCGACCTTCACGTCCCCGCCCGCTTGACGTGGCGCGCGCGGCCTAAGCTAAGCTAGCTAACCACGTCACCCACCGCTGCCAATTACTAATCCCGGAATTGACTTGACCTGGCCCTCCATGATTCCTCCCGATCTAGTCTAGGAGTAGTAGTTAGGGTTGGAGCCGAGTTAACAACCATGCAGAAGGCACGTGGACGGCACAGTGGCCGCGAGATGCAGGATTGCAGATGCTCTGCTATGGTGTCAGGGTGAATGATGATGGGACGGACGGAGGAGAGGAGGTGGTAGTAGGGTAGGAGAAGCTTCGCCACGCGAAGGACGGAGCCGGGCGACCAACCAACAAAGCCAAGTGGAGGTGGAAAGGACGTGCCGAAGGTGGGAGCGGGCAAAACCCACACGTACCGCACTCCCCGAACAAGGCAAGGGCCGCGCGCCAAGTTGCCACGGATCATTCACCGCCCAAACAAGGCAAAGAAAGATCCTCTCGGCGTCCGGTCCATTCCGTCGGTGTTGCTGACACTCTTACTCCTCCCTTGCTGATGATAAAACGGGAATCTGGACACGGCCATGGCGGCATTGGTGCTCGCCTTGTCGTGCCATTACGGTGCGCTGGCTGTTTGTTGGGGGAGGCGCAGGGCGGAGCCGGCGAGCTGGCGGGTTGTGTGTGGGATTGGGACGTCCTTGTCGGCTGAGCCTAATGGAGCTGGGGCGCGGAGGGGGTTCGCGTGCGTGGTGCCAAATGATCGTTTCCACGGAGCTTGGACGGAAGGTCGCGGtcggggtgggggtgggggtggggtggtgGGGTGCTCACCTCTTTCTTCATGGCGGTCTTGTTGGTGCACAGCGCGGAGGCCGGCAGCGGGGCGGGCTTGGCcggcgcggcagcggcggcgggggcggcgcccccctggTCCCTGGCGACGCAGAGCTGCATGATCCGCTCGGCGGCCTCCGCGGGGTCCCTGCTCTCCTTCATCAGCCGCGCCACCTCCGCCTTGGGCAGCCGCATCCGCAGCCGCACCGCGCCGTCCGCGCCGGCCTCCACGGACGACGACTCCCCGCCGGCGGAGGGCATCAGGGACGCCACGTCCGACACGGTGCGGCGCGACAGCATCAGGCTCTCCAGCCGCTCCCGGGCGCCCACGTGCAGCGCACCGGACCACGTCTTGTGCGGCGCGCGCAGGCCCTCGTCGCCGCCGCGCCCGCCGGCTCCGCCGGGCGGGAGATGCACGAGGAAGTAGAGCTTGCCCGGCTTGAGCGCGGCGTCGCGGTCGAGCGGGCGGGCGCGGACGCCGAGCCGCCGCACCTCCTCCGACTCCAGCAGCTGGTGGCCCGGGTGGCCGCGCAGcgccgcgccggccgccgcggGCGTCTTGTA
Protein-coding sequences here:
- the LOC125509300 gene encoding uncharacterized protein At1g66480-like, which encodes MGNALAGRRRAAKVMTVDGATFRYKTPAAAGAALRGHPGHQLLESEEVRRLGVRARPLDRDAALKPGKLYFLVHLPPGGAGGRGGDEGLRAPHKTWSGALHVGARERLESLMLSRRTVSDVASLMPSAGGESSSVEAGADGAVRLRMRLPKAEVARLMKESRDPAEAAERIMQLCVARDQGGAAPAAAAAPAKPAPLPASALCTNKTAMKKEKRTRFMAVPDEIIG